Below is a window of Desulfurellaceae bacterium DNA.
CGGTCGGGTCAGATGTAGCGCTCTGGCACGCCGACTGCAAGATAGTTATACCTTGCACACCCTGGGGGATATCTCCTCTGGAATGGTCGCTTGGGGAGGGAGCGCGCTTAGCCTCGGCAGCCTTGTGGTAAATCAGCCTCGGCTGAAAGACTGGCGGATGATACGGGCGACCTCGGCCGGCTTTTCCATGGGCAGGAAATGGCTGGTGCCCGGAACAGTGACCAGGCTGCCCTGAGGCAAGCGCCGGGCGGCTTTTTCCGCCACCGCGAACAGGGGCGGGTCTGTCTGCTCGCCGCGGATGACCACGGCCGGACACACGACCCGGCTCATCAACAGGAGCCCTGGCAAAGACGTGGGCCTCGACCGTGACCGGGCACTTGAGCCGAATGGTGCCGTCCGGCAGGTCGGTCGTGCCGTGGTTGACGTAATCCCACAAGACGGCTTCTTGCCAGCCGGCAAAGGCGGCTTTTGTCCGGTAGGCGTCAAACAGCTGTCGGCGCGAGTCCCACACCTCACGCCGCCGCAGGGTCTGTTCGACCAGGGACCGGTTGGCCACCCGCTCCCGTGCGGAAAGGTCACCGGCTCAAGCAGGGCCAGCCCCTTCACCCGGCCGGCATGGCTGGCCGCATAGCCGGCCAGCAGGGCCGCCCCGCCTGAATGGCCTACGCCATAGAAATCCTGGAGCCCCAGGGCGGCAATCACCGCCGCAAGGTCCCCGGCCATGTCTTGCCAATGAGAGTCTCGTAGAGCCGGCTTGTCGCTGTCGCCCTGACCGCGCAAGTCAAGGGTGTATACGTGGTAAGCGTCTTCCAGATGCCGGATCAGCTCCCGGTAGACCCGGCCCAGAAAGCCGTTGGCGTGCACCAGCAGAACCTCCGGCCCACCGCCGCCCCAGTCGGCGACGTGGAGTTTGACGCCGTCCGCCTCAATAAATCGGCTGCGGGGCTCCATGGCGTTCTGGTGTAAACCACGTGTGGGCATTTGTCCAGCAAGGCAAACGAGGTGTATCGGCGGGGTGTGTCCACTTGCACACGCCCCCCGACCTTTAGTAAAAGGCAGGCTGAGACTGACCCTAATTCCTGATTCTTCCAAAGGAGGACCACGTATGAGTGCCCAAGAGATCGAAGCCCTGACCAGAGAGTTCTTTGACACCTTCGCCCGCAATGATTTGGCCGCAACGGCGACCATGCTGTCCGACGACCTTGAGGTCATTGACCACGTGCCCTATCGGTTCGACACCAAGCAGGAATTTGTCGAGTTCCTGCAGGGCGCCATGGCCGGCATTGAGTCCGGCACCTTTGGCTGTCGTCAGCTGTCATGCCGGGTGTTCAATGACAACGGGGCGGTGGCCAACATGTACGACACCTTCTCGGGCATGGGCAAAAACGGCAAACCCCTGAGCACACACGGCCGCACCAGCCTGGTGTTTGCCAAAGAGGGCGGTCAGTGGAAGATCGTCAGCTGCCACTTCTCGCCGCTGCCTGGCCACTAAAAGCGAAACGTGACGCCAGCTCTTCTCTACACGTTTCGCTTTTCTAAGGAGGACCGCTCATGAGTGCAGAAATCGAGGCCCTGACCAACGAATTTTTCGCCGCCTTTGGCAGAAACGATCCCCAGGCTGCGCTGGACCTGCTGTCCGACGACCTTGAGGTCATTGACCACGTACCCTACCGCTTCGATAACAAGCAGGAGTTTGTCGAGTTTCTCCAGGGTGCCATGGCCGGCATCGAGTCGAGTACGTCCGCCATACGTCAGCTGTCGTGCCGGGTGTTCAACGACAGCCTGGCCGTCGCCAACGGCTACGACACCTTCAGCGGGGTGACAAAAGACGGCCAGGCCCAGAACCTGAACGGCCGGACGACGCTGGTGTTTGCCAAAGAGGGCGGCCAGTGGAAGATCGTCAGCTGCCATTTTTCGCCGCTACCAACGCACTAGACGCACCTTTCGCCTCCCTCCCATCGGGGAAGGGAGCGGCCCCCCGTCCGTGGTGGTGAGCGCCGGGGCCAACTCGGCGCTCACTCCCACCCTGTCCGGGCCTGACCGAGCACCGCCCGGCGCCTGTCTGGTCCGAACGTCTCTCACCCCTCTGCCTTCCTAGAGGAGGACGGTATGCAAATCGGGCTGAGTCTGAACGGCGATCAGGTCACGCTCGAAGAAACCCTCCAGTTTGCCCGCCAAGCCGAGGCCCGGGGCTTTGCCTCGATCTGGGTGCCGGAAGCCTGGCGGGACGCCTTCGTGCCCCTGACCGCCATCGCGCTGCAAACCAGCCGGATTCGCCTTGGCACCGCCATCGCTCTGGCCCTGGCGCGCAGCCCGGTCCTGATGGAAAAGGCGGCCGCGTCACTCGACGAGCTGTCCCACGGTCGCCTCACTCTCGGCATCGGCCCCGGCCCAAAGGCCTGGAACGAGAACTGGCACAATGTCACGTTTCACCCGCCGGCCGCCTACATCCGGGAATATACCGAGGTGTTGCGGCTGATGTGGTCGGCGCACTCGGGGAGGCGCATCAGCTACGCCGGCACCTATCTCAACATCACCGACTATGAGCGCTTCGGGCGGCCGTATCGGGAGCGCGTTCCGATCTACTTCGGGGCGGTCATGCCGCGCTTTCTGCGGGCCGCCGGGGCGACGGCCGACGGCTTGTGCGTGGCCTCTTTTCATACCGCTCGGTATCTGCGCGAAGTCGTCCACCCCAACCTCAAGGCCGGACGCGGCTCGACGGATCGCAAGCAGGAGGTTGTCACGACCGTCATCTGCGCGGTCGATCCCAACGGCGACGCGGCCAGACAGCGGGTCAAGGGCCAGCTGGCCTTTTACGCCAGCATTCCGTACTACGACGTGGTGCTCGACCTGCACGCCTTCGGTCGGGACACAACGCGTATCCGCGAGGCAGCCCAACGCGGCGACAGCGCCGGGATGATCGCCGGGGTGAGCGACGAGATGGTGGATCAGGTGGCTATTGCCGGGACCCCGCAGGAATGCCGCGAGCAGCTGGCCCGGCACGACGGGCTGGTCGATGAACTGATCCTCACCTCACCCTCGTTCGGCCTGGACCGGGCCGAGATTGTGCGCAATCACCAGCAGCTGCTGGCCGCCTTTCCCTGAAGGCGCGTTACGGGCCAGCCCCAGAAAGGAGAGCCATGTCCTATCCGGTTCGCTTCGGCATTCAGACTCCCCAGCAGAACAGCAACAGCTGGTCCGATATGCTGTCGGTGTGGCAGGAAGTCGAGCAGCTCGGCTTTGATACGGCCTGGGTGTTCGACCATTTCCTGCCCATTTTTTCCGATCCGACCGGTCCCTGCATGGAGGGCTGGACCAGCCTGTCAGCCCTGGCCATGGCGACCAGCCATATCCGGCTCGGCGTCATGGTCAGCGGCAACACCTACCGTAATCCGGCCGTGCTGGCCAAGATCGCCACGACCGTCGATATCATCAGCCACGGGCGCCTGATCCTGGGCATGGGCGGTGGCTGGTTTGAGCGTGAACACACGGCCTTCGGCATCCCGTTTCCCGGCATCGGCGAGCGCCTGGGCCGGCTTGAGGAGTCCCTGAGCGTCGTCAAGCGGCTGTGGACCCAGAACACCACGAGTTATACCGGACGCTACTATCAGCTGGACGACGCGCCGTTCCTGCCCAAACCGGTCCAAAAGCCGCACCCGCCGATCCTGGTCGGCGCCTCGGGCGAGCGGGTGGCCCTGGGCATTGTCGCCCGCCACGCCGACATGT
It encodes the following:
- a CDS encoding LLM class F420-dependent oxidoreductase translates to MSYPVRFGIQTPQQNSNSWSDMLSVWQEVEQLGFDTAWVFDHFLPIFSDPTGPCMEGWTSLSALAMATSHIRLGVMVSGNTYRNPAVLAKIATTVDIISHGRLILGMGGGWFEREHTAFGIPFPGIGERLGRLEESLSVVKRLWTQNTTSYTGRYYQLDDAPFLPKPVQKPHPPILVGASGERVALGIVARHADMWNSFGPPALFRHKIAKLAGHCQRIGRDPDTIEKSVLVTGMFAPDEAHEQIEDYVDAGVTHIIFSVEVEQDRETIRAFARDVMPAFRT
- a CDS encoding nuclear transport factor 2 family protein, with translation MSAQEIEALTREFFDTFARNDLAATATMLSDDLEVIDHVPYRFDTKQEFVEFLQGAMAGIESGTFGCRQLSCRVFNDNGAVANMYDTFSGMGKNGKPLSTHGRTSLVFAKEGGQWKIVSCHFSPLPGH
- a CDS encoding nuclear transport factor 2 family protein, which gives rise to MSAEIEALTNEFFAAFGRNDPQAALDLLSDDLEVIDHVPYRFDNKQEFVEFLQGAMAGIESSTSAIRQLSCRVFNDSLAVANGYDTFSGVTKDGQAQNLNGRTTLVFAKEGGQWKIVSCHFSPLPTH
- a CDS encoding alpha/beta hydrolase, with translation MEPRSRFIEADGVKLHVADWGGGGPEVLLVHANGFLGRVYRELIRHLEDAYHVYTLDLRGQGDSDKPALRDSHWQDMAGDLAAVIAALGLQDFYGVGHSGGAALLAGYAASHAGRVKGLALLEPVTFPHGSGWPTGPWSNRPCGGVRCGTRADSCLTPTGQKPPLPAGKKPSCGITSTTARPTCRTAPFGSSARSRSRPTSLPGLLLMSRVVCPAVVIRGEQTDPPLFAVAEKAARRLPQGSLVTVPGTSHFLPMEKPAEVARIIRQSFSRG
- a CDS encoding LLM class flavin-dependent oxidoreductase yields the protein MQIGLSLNGDQVTLEETLQFARQAEARGFASIWVPEAWRDAFVPLTAIALQTSRIRLGTAIALALARSPVLMEKAAASLDELSHGRLTLGIGPGPKAWNENWHNVTFHPPAAYIREYTEVLRLMWSAHSGRRISYAGTYLNITDYERFGRPYRERVPIYFGAVMPRFLRAAGATADGLCVASFHTARYLREVVHPNLKAGRGSTDRKQEVVTTVICAVDPNGDAARQRVKGQLAFYASIPYYDVVLDLHAFGRDTTRIREAAQRGDSAGMIAGVSDEMVDQVAIAGTPQECREQLARHDGLVDELILTSPSFGLDRAEIVRNHQQLLAAFP